The genome window AGTCCAGCGTAAGGCGCTGGGCGTCGCGGAGGAGCGCTACAGGCAAGTCGAGGGCCGAGCCAAGGCCGGCGCCGTGGCTCCGCTCGACGTTGTGGAAGCCAACCAAGAAGTCCAGCGACGAAGAGAAATAGCGATCGCCGCCCAACGAGGTGTCGAACAAGAACAGCTCAAGCTGTCGATGTTTCTGTGGGAGCGCAATGCTCCAGTGACGCCCCCCATAGAGCGAGCCCCTGAATTTCCCTCGCAAATGTTGATTCCCTCTCCGGACACGATTCAGGCTCATAAACTCCAGGCAAAGGCCGATCGTCCAGAAATCAAAGAGATCGATATTGAAGCCAAGCTCAACAATATTGATTTGGCGCTGGCGAAAAACAACCTCCTTCCCAGCCTTGATGCCGAGGCGGCACCCGCACGCGCCCCCGAGAAATTTGTCCTAGGTCTTGGGTACCGGTTTGGAGTCGAACTCAGAATTCCCATTCTGCAACGAAAGAGCCGTGGCGAAGTATTAGAAGCGCAAGGGAAGGCCGACCGGTTCGTTCTGGTGCAAAAATTCCGTGAACAACAGGTCGTGATCGACGTCGACAACGCTCTATCGGCGATCGAACGGGCCAAAGAACGGGTGGCGGCTGCAACCGATTCATTACGATTGGCTAAGACACTGGAGGAAGGTGAGCGGTTCCGTTTCAGCCTGGGCGCCACCAGTGTCTTGTTCGTAAACCTGCGAGAACGCAATTCCGTTGACTCTGAAAATCAAGTCATCCGAGCGAAAGCCGACTATCAGAAAGCCCAAGCTCTGTATCAATGGGCCATTGGCGCGTGGGCGAGGAACCTGCCGTCGGCCATCCCGGTCAGCTACCGCGCGCGCGACTGAGATGGAAGAAGTGGCTTTTTCCGCTGTGTTTTGATAGCGTTAGAGCGATCCCGCTCCTGGGGAAGCGGTCCGGCTTCTCCGTTCTGAAGCCGAGGACAACCGCGCAGGCCCGCAGAAGGCCGGCGCAAACAAAAAGGCGAACTTCCGTGCAGCGTCACGCGGGCAACCAGCCGAATCTCTTTCAGTCGGTCCTCGGCTACCTCGGCGTCCTTCTGCGCTTGGAACGGCGAGTTCTCACCCTCGTGGTGTCTTATTCGCTTGCCATCGGTTTGTTCTCCCTCATCGTCCCGTTGACCGTCCAGGAACTTGTCAACACCTTCGCCTTTGCTATTCAGCCCATCACGATCGTGACCCTTGCCGGTGTCATGGTGGCCGCTCTTTTATTCGTCGGAGCCTTCCGTACGTTGCAGTACTACGCAGTCGAAGTGTTGGAGCGGCGATTCTTTGCCCGCGTCGCGATCGGCATGGCGAAACACTTACCGCACATGCAGTTTTTGGGGTTCAAGCCCCGCTATGCCAACTATTTCATGGAAACCGTGTTCATGCAGCGGGCTCTTTCGGTACTCCTGGTCGATCTCATCAACGTGATCGTCGGTGGCGCCGTCGGGATGACGATCTTGGTGTTCTATCATCCCTATTTCCTCCTCTATAACGCTCTACTCCTAGCCGGTTTCAACGTCGTTTTCTTGCTGTCGCGCGGAGGACTCAGAGCCACCATCGACATGTCGCACGCCAAGTACGACACGCTGCATTGGATGCAGGAAATCTCTTACAACCTGCTTCATTTTAAGGCGACCGACAGTCAAGCCCTGCTGATGCAAAAGACCGACGACTTGGTAAACAAGTACGTCGAAACCCGTCGCACGAGATTCGGAATCCTGGTTCGCCAATATTTGGGATCGGTCGGCTGGCAAGCGTTCGCCCATAGCGGACTCATTGCGACCGCCGGATGGCTCTTGTCGATCGGTCAATTGACCTTGGGACAATTGGTCGCGGCCGAGGTTGTTGTCAGCGGACTCCTGGCAAGCTTCGACGAGGTCGTCAAGCGGATGGGGCACATCTACTACTTTCTCACCGGATTAACCGAACTCGATTTTCTCTTGTCGCTCCCGAAGGATCAAGAGTCGGCTAGGCTCTCTGTGCCACTTCCGGACCCGACGATTCACGGTATTCGCGTGACTTGCAAAGATCTGACAGTGGAACATCCCGACATGCCGCCGATCTTCCAGAACTTCGATCTCGAAGTAACCCCAGGAGAAAAAATCGGGATCTATGCGAGCACCACGGCGGCGAAGACAGGGCTCGCACGGGTTCTGGCAGGCTTGGAAAACCCAACCAGTGGTGTCATCCGGTACAACGGCGTTGATCTCCGCCATCTTGATCTCAATTCGATCAATCGGTGCCGGGGGTTCATGATCGACTCCCAACTCTCCTTGTTCGAGGGCACGATTGAGGATAATATCGTGTTGGGACGCTCCTATGTCCCCTACAATGATGTGCGGTGGGCCTTACACATCACCGAGCTTGAGGAGGACGTCGACGCGCTTCCCCAGGGGTTGAAGACTCATATTCGGGCTCCTGGTAGGATCCTCGCTCCGACGCATATCATGCGCATCCTCTTGTCACGGGCCATCCTGGCGCGGCCACAGATTCTCATTTTCGACGGAATCCTGCACAACCTGCATCCTGCCATGCGCGAAACGATTCTGCGTCGGCTCTGTTCCAAGGACGAACCCTGGTCCGTTATCTTCGTGTCGAACGATCCGAATTTGACGCCTCACGTTGATCGCCGATTGATCCTCGAGTGAGCGGAGGTTGCACGTGGGCCTGTCTTCATACATTCGATCGTATCGGCCAAGCGGTGCACGGATCGTCATCAGCCTGCTAATCGCCGCTCTGGGCTGGCTCAGCGGTCAAGCCCTCAGTCAAGTCGATCAAGATATGCGGATCATGTATACGGAGTATACGCTGGGTGCGGCAGACTTGGCCCACATTTCGGCTGACGTGATCCGCTATCGCAACACCATCATCCGCGCCTTAGAGGCGGATAACAAGAAGGACTTCGAGCGGATTACGGAATCCCTGCCTGTCCAGCGTGCGAAAATTCAGCATGCCGTCGACCGCTATGCAGCAGCAGGATTGCGCGTGTCCCGAAGCGGACGAAGCGAGCCCGAAGATATTGAAGCGGTACGCAGGAGTTTGGATCAGTACTTCTCCGTTGCCAGCAGGACCATTGATCTTCTGACGCAAGTATGGAATGCCCCGTTGCAACCGGATCGCGAGGCACTGCGGCGTAAAGCCGAAGAACACGCCTCTGACAATGGCGGTCCAAAAATGATTCAAGTCAGCTTGGCATTGGACCGACTGCTTGATACCGTAGCCGATGTCGCCAAAGATATGCGGGACGAAGGGACCAAGACGATTCAAAAGACGAGCGTTCTGGTCATCGGAGGAAGCTTCTTCATCGCCATGTTGAATCTCTTCCTTGCTGTGCCGCGGAGGCGGGATCGTGATCGAGATGATACGGAGGTCCACCCCATGATCGAACCTCGGGATGTTCAGGTATCACTCCCTATTGGCAACGACCGGCCCAATCCCGTCTTGCGAACGGAATGAGTGATATCCCGACATATGACGGTTTGGCGTTACGTCGCGACTGCATCACGTCCGACCTCCTCTAAGAGCTTCGTTCGTTCCTCA of Nitrospiraceae bacterium contains these proteins:
- a CDS encoding TolC family protein, with the protein product MNLFQWFSVVVLAGTLGLCPVLTSAGETTKSKDLPPIPLSLDEVQAWIDRSHPLLKGAGTEKVMARGKMLKALGAFEPTVVNDTEVERFISSSNPNAGTQTVGFNDTLVEARHPWGFKYSAGVREVINGPAKIPDLSFNNSNNQVLLGGSFPLLKGLLMNPENAELQRSELADPRADVRVAQTRQDLFLAAAIQFWDWVASVKLAEVQRKALGVAEERYRQVEGRAKAGAVAPLDVVEANQEVQRRREIAIAAQRGVEQEQLKLSMFLWERNAPVTPPIERAPEFPSQMLIPSPDTIQAHKLQAKADRPEIKEIDIEAKLNNIDLALAKNNLLPSLDAEAAPARAPEKFVLGLGYRFGVELRIPILQRKSRGEVLEAQGKADRFVLVQKFREQQVVIDVDNALSAIERAKERVAAATDSLRLAKTLEEGERFRFSLGATSVLFVNLRERNSVDSENQVIRAKADYQKAQALYQWAIGAWARNLPSAIPVSYRARD
- a CDS encoding ATP-binding cassette domain-containing protein is translated as MQRHAGNQPNLFQSVLGYLGVLLRLERRVLTLVVSYSLAIGLFSLIVPLTVQELVNTFAFAIQPITIVTLAGVMVAALLFVGAFRTLQYYAVEVLERRFFARVAIGMAKHLPHMQFLGFKPRYANYFMETVFMQRALSVLLVDLINVIVGGAVGMTILVFYHPYFLLYNALLLAGFNVVFLLSRGGLRATIDMSHAKYDTLHWMQEISYNLLHFKATDSQALLMQKTDDLVNKYVETRRTRFGILVRQYLGSVGWQAFAHSGLIATAGWLLSIGQLTLGQLVAAEVVVSGLLASFDEVVKRMGHIYYFLTGLTELDFLLSLPKDQESARLSVPLPDPTIHGIRVTCKDLTVEHPDMPPIFQNFDLEVTPGEKIGIYASTTAAKTGLARVLAGLENPTSGVIRYNGVDLRHLDLNSINRCRGFMIDSQLSLFEGTIEDNIVLGRSYVPYNDVRWALHITELEEDVDALPQGLKTHIRAPGRILAPTHIMRILLSRAILARPQILIFDGILHNLHPAMRETILRRLCSKDEPWSVIFVSNDPNLTPHVDRRLILE
- a CDS encoding MCP four helix bundle domain-containing protein, translating into MGLSSYIRSYRPSGARIVISLLIAALGWLSGQALSQVDQDMRIMYTEYTLGAADLAHISADVIRYRNTIIRALEADNKKDFERITESLPVQRAKIQHAVDRYAAAGLRVSRSGRSEPEDIEAVRRSLDQYFSVASRTIDLLTQVWNAPLQPDREALRRKAEEHASDNGGPKMIQVSLALDRLLDTVADVAKDMRDEGTKTIQKTSVLVIGGSFFIAMLNLFLAVPRRRDRDRDDTEVHPMIEPRDVQVSLPIGNDRPNPVLRTE